A genomic segment from Oncorhynchus clarkii lewisi isolate Uvic-CL-2024 chromosome 12, UVic_Ocla_1.0, whole genome shotgun sequence encodes:
- the LOC139421227 gene encoding BTB/POZ domain-containing protein KCTD5-like isoform X2 produces MAEKSPDSSGSVDQCPALSPEQRMQSPGNGASKWVRLNVGGTYFLTTRQTLCRDSKSFLYRLCQADPDLDSDKDETGAYLIDRDPTYFGPVLNYLRHGKLVLNRGLAEEGVLEEAEFYNIPSLIKLIKDKIRERACKTVQLPIKHVYRVLQCQEEELTQMVSTMSDGWKFEQLVSIGSSYNYGNEDQAEFLCVVSKELHNQSYGTSSEPSEKAKILQEQGSRM; encoded by the exons CCTGTCTCCGGAACAGAGAATGCAGTCACCTGGGAACGGGGCATCCAAATGGGTCCGTCTGAATGTCGGCGGGACATACTTTCTCACAACGAGGCAAACGTTGTGCCGAGACTCAAAATCGTTCCTGTACCGTCTTTGCCAGGCCGACCCCGACCTCGACTCTGACAAG GATGAAACGGGTGCCTATTTGATCGACCGGGACCCAACATACTTTGGTCCAGTGCTCAACTACCTGAGACATGGGAAACTGGTGCTCAATAGAGGCCTTGCCGAGGAAG GTGTACTGGAAGAGGCTGAATTCTACAATATCCCTTCTTTGATCAAGCTAATTAAAGACAAAATCAGGGAGAGGGCCTGCAAAACAGTTCAG CTCCCTATAAAACATGTCTACAGAGTCTTGCAGTGCCAAGAAGAGGAGCTAACACAAATGGTTTCCACCATGTCAGATGGTTGGAAGTTTGAGCAG TTGGTCAGTATTGGCTCCTCATACAACTATGGAAACGAAGATCAGGCAGAGTTCCTGTGTGTTGTCTCTAAGGAGCTACATAACCAATCATACGGCACAAGCAGTGAACCAAGTGAAAAGGCCAAG ATTCTTCAAGAACAAGGCTCTCGAATGTGA
- the LOC139421227 gene encoding BTB/POZ domain-containing protein KCTD5-like isoform X1: MAEKSPDSSGSVDQCPALSPEQRMQSPGNGASKWVRLNVGGTYFLTTRQTLCRDSKSFLYRLCQADPDLDSDKDETGAYLIDRDPTYFGPVLNYLRHGKLVLNRGLAEEGVLEEAEFYNIPSLIKLIKDKIRERACKTVQLPIKHVYRVLQCQEEELTQMVSTMSDGWKFEQLVSIGSSYNYGNEDQAEFLCVVSKELHNQSYGTSSEPSEKAKRTSTRIVKHFANECIYLSILGDNW, translated from the exons CCTGTCTCCGGAACAGAGAATGCAGTCACCTGGGAACGGGGCATCCAAATGGGTCCGTCTGAATGTCGGCGGGACATACTTTCTCACAACGAGGCAAACGTTGTGCCGAGACTCAAAATCGTTCCTGTACCGTCTTTGCCAGGCCGACCCCGACCTCGACTCTGACAAG GATGAAACGGGTGCCTATTTGATCGACCGGGACCCAACATACTTTGGTCCAGTGCTCAACTACCTGAGACATGGGAAACTGGTGCTCAATAGAGGCCTTGCCGAGGAAG GTGTACTGGAAGAGGCTGAATTCTACAATATCCCTTCTTTGATCAAGCTAATTAAAGACAAAATCAGGGAGAGGGCCTGCAAAACAGTTCAG CTCCCTATAAAACATGTCTACAGAGTCTTGCAGTGCCAAGAAGAGGAGCTAACACAAATGGTTTCCACCATGTCAGATGGTTGGAAGTTTGAGCAG TTGGTCAGTATTGGCTCCTCATACAACTATGGAAACGAAGATCAGGCAGAGTTCCTGTGTGTTGTCTCTAAGGAGCTACATAACCAATCATACGGCACAAGCAGTGAACCAAGTGAAAAGGCCAAG AGGACAAGTACAAGGATTGTTAAACATTTTGCCAATGAATGTATCTACCTTTCAATATTAGGGGACAATTGGTGA